DNA from Neoarius graeffei isolate fNeoGra1 chromosome 17, fNeoGra1.pri, whole genome shotgun sequence:
taacctactattttaattaacatgccTTCTTAGTACTGATGTTATATTTCAAGTCATTTTCttcggtggaatgtaatattgtaggtgatgtcaacacttgtcaaatagaactttgtgtaatttttatgaactatttaatattaatacattttatttgcaaaatttacatcaataattctggtattactgatacaatgtatattaaataattaagtttatagttcagtcattctctttagtagataattgtttacttgactgtacatatagtcctttttaattcagttgttttctctgggatctaaaatttatttttattcagtatatgcttatttgatccctttaacttgatgcagtgtgataaatatgcctattacaataggagtgtataatgtggaataaaacaatcggtgctttgaattatatattggaattttttctcttgtataagggctcatgggtgtatgtaagggaaaagtacagattttgtaagagcatgggtaactaaaggttgacatgtatgataaaGCTTGATTACCTAATAGTTATGATTTGTTTCCAAAAGGTCTCCTGTTTGTAAATGCATGACTGAATGAAGACCATTACATcttgaactagaagggcacttggtagagtgcatacgtctgctaagccacatattagaataacCACAAAAAACCTCCTGGATCTGCGTACATAGCTGGATCCCGAATCCACATACATAcctggatttgcatcaacatcAATTGATCCTTGGCCCATGGGCCGCACTTCTTCAAAGTTCATCAAAATCCTTTCACGACTGTTTGAGTTATGtttggaacagacaaacaaacggaggcaaaaaaacaaacaaaccggaagtgaaaacataaccttcttctccaaagttggtggaggtaaaaatttAAGATGTACAAATACTAATCCTGTTTGCATCTTTATATAAATCACCATCCTAACATACAAGACTAGtgagaaaatggggaaaaaatacaAAATGGAAAAATGAAAAAAGCTTGATTACCTCAGTTATGATTTGTTTCCAAAAGGTCTCCTGTTTGTAAATGCATGACTGAATGGCTCACATTACATATTGAAACATTCAGTAAGTACTGGTATTATTCATATGTTGAAATTGAGATGTTAACTTTGTTGGGAAGAAAAATTGCATTAAGAGTACAAAGAAAAGCTCTGCATCAAAAGGATATCATTAAATATTACTACTAACAGCACCAATACTGGTCGTTCTCTGAGCATAGTAAACTACTGTTAGACCCACTCCCCTCCCACTCATCACACCACCACCACGTGAAAAGTATAAATCCCTGAAAAGCAAACATTCCCCATATCATATTGCTTTGCACACACTGGAACAATTTATGTCCTCCAGCAGCCTGTTTATTCCCTCCTATACACATAAGTATATTTTTGGTGTTGTACAGTGTCTTTTCCTGAGAggtctttattttacagacatgcAAAGTGCAGGAGCAAACAGTAACTCAAGCAATAATTTGTTATTTAATTTTTCAAGCTCATTGAGTGGAAGAGTATTGTTGTTGCAGGTCATGGTTGGGGTTTTCCTCTATATAAACTGCTTGATGATatacacattttttaaaaaggaagaTTTTAAGGAAGAAACGCGATACGTTTTGTTTGTACAAATCCTACTTGTGGACTCTGCTCTTATGCTGTTAAGTGACTTGCTTTTAGTTGGAACTTCCCTTCAGTATGCCATGCACATAATTCCTTGCAGTATCATTTGTACAGTTTTGACTTTTCTGACCTGCTGTACACCACTGACTTTGGTGGCAATGTGTCTGGAACGCTATGTGGCTATATGCATGCCTTTGAGACATGCTGTCATCTCCACAAGCAGGACCAGATTATATGGGGGTTTTATCATATGGACTGTCAGTTCTATAATTCCATTGTTCAATTTCATAGGATATTGGGCAGTAGTCCCACCTGCTGCTCAGTACTCCTATGCAGTGTGCAATGTGGATCTAATTTTAGGTGAAGCATGGCAGGCACACGGACGTGCCATCATTTTTATTatccttttcctttttttaatcattatcatTGTCTTCACCTACATCAAGATAATGATTGCAGCTAGAGCTGCTTCCTCTGAGAAAAAGAAATCAACCAGTAAGAGTCTCAGGACTGTGCTGCTTCATGCATTTCAGTTGTTTCTGTGCATAGTGCAGTTTTTAAACCCATATATAGAAATGGCATATTGGGGGGTTGAAGCAATGATGTTGCGGAAAATAAAATATTCCATGTTTATAGCTTTTATGATTGCACCACGTTGTCTCAGCCCATTGATTTATGGTCTCAGAGATGAAATTTTTTTTCATGCTTTAAGACATTATGCTATGTGTGGCACTAATTGCCATTTCCCAACATTGCTTAAAGTTAAAAAATTGAAAATAAGACCAATTTAAATACAAAACAGGAGATAATTAAATAAGTGATTATTGTATGTGATTTTTAGATTGTTTGATGAAAAAAGATGCCTTAATGACTGTGCTAAAATTCTCTACCATCCTTTGGTGAGTTGAATATATTGGAATTTATTTATACAACAAAAAATGTGGAAAAATATATGCCCCTGGGGCTGAATTGTCTTAAATACATTTTGATCAAGGCTTATTGTtgaaatgtgttatggtttgaaTGTTGAATATCAAATGTCATTTCACTGTTACtgtcaatcacacacacatacataacgtctcattatatattttttatttaatagtctgtgtgttgtgtgtccttgTTGTTTGTACTAAATTTATGTAGAAATAGATATACCATGCTTTAAAATAGAAACACGCAAAAATCAGATACTAATTTTGATATTCACATAGCAAATACTTAATTTATAAGAGAATCAAATTATTGTCAGTCCATCCTTATATGTCAAATGCTGGTTATGGATGATGCCAGATACAACCTCAAttgcaaaaaaagttgggattctTGGTAAAATGTAAATCAAAACAGACTGCAGTAATTCGCAAATCCTTTTCAAATgtcagctctggaaaaaattaaaagaccactgcaaaattatctgTTTCTCTTGTTTTACTACTTATAGATATGTGTTTGAGGAGctgtggtgcagtagttagcactgttgcttcacagcgagaaggttctgggttcaagcccagtggttgacagggttctttctgggtggagtttgcatgttctcctcatgtctgtgtggggatgcagaaaggaactgtccaccctactgctgcaattctgggagAGACAACCAAACATGGCTTGCCTCAATCCTGGATTAGGTTTGGCCATGATGATGAGGTTTGAAGAAcatgaactttaaaaaaaaaaaaaaattccttgaaCTTACAATGTTTCTTCCAAACTCCATATAAAAAATTGTCACTTAGCATTTAGTGGCAGAAAATgaaaactggtcaaaataacaaaaacgattaactgttttcagaccttgagtaatgcatagaaatcaaaatcattttcaattttaaacaacacaatactttGAACTTAGCATGAGTTCAGAAATAAATATTTGGTGGaagaaccctgacatttaatcacagctttcatgcatcttggtatgctctccaccagtctttcacattgtTCTTGGGTGacttttatgccactcctggcacaaaaattcaatcagctcagctttgctcagtggcttgtgaccatccatcttcctcttcatCACATTCCAGagtttttcaatggggttcagatcTAGAGATTGGGCTgggcatgacagggtcttgatcttgttgtCCTCCATTCACAACTTgactgacctggctgtgtggcatggagcattgtcctgctggaaaacccaattctcagagttagggaacactgccagagcagaaggaagcaagttttcttccaggataaacttgtacatggcttgattcatgtgttcttcacaaacaaaaaaaaaactctgccccattccagccttgctgaaacaCCCTCAGATCACTGACCCTCcaacaaatttcacaatgggtgtgagacactgtggcttgtaggacTCTCCAGGACtccgtctaaccattagatgaccaggtgatgggaaaagctgacaattggactcatcagagaagataaCCTTCCTCCAGTCTTCAAcaatccaatccttatggtcgtTAGTAAACCTTAGCCAGACTCTTTGCATCTCATTGATGAAAGGCTTTTTTTCTAGCTTTCCATGACTTCAACCCTACTGTGTCGAACCAGCCTTGCCATGCactttgttaggacttggactgttttggcctctagaggccgctgttatttccttttcgtgtcttgtttattttggcctctagaggccgccactgttcctgtgttttgtgtttttgttaattgcctgttagtcctaattatcttcacctgtgtccttaattagtttgtgtatttatacccctgagttcagtcctcttgtcacggagtctttgtgctgttatgtttatctccagtttcctttgtactgtgttttgtggatcttctgagcttttgcatttttgcctttttctttatgAATTAtagtctttgtttttgttttttttgttttgccctggattgtatatagtgtacatagtataaataaaccttttgttactttttctacttccgcctcacgcctctgcatttgagtcattcccctggtggcctagtgggggtttgctggatcatcacaccaacgaaccaggttcgaatctcagcaaaaccctaacagaaagactccgtcatgactgactcagcagaggctgcttcaactgtctacccggccaaccttcagggaattatggcagctttgacacgcttcggagcgaccatgtatgctcaccagccaacgtgaggcccttgcttgccatgaggaactgcttcagcaaattgggaaaaccctggcacagctgacatctctgcctgcatctcctgatccagttcctgctcctgatccagctcccactcctgctccagtgcctcctgccatgctgccttcttcaccttgcgaacccagccttcctgcaccacagaggtatgacggcaagcacagtgagtgccgagagttccttacccagtgtcaactcacctttgagcttcagcctaccacctacactacggatcgccgcaagattgcctttgtgatcaccttattagctggtaaggcacgagcctgggctactgctatctggcaaagacagggacctgagtgctttgatttccagctgttttctgaagagatgcttcgggtcttcgatcaggcagacatcagtaccgacgcagcccgaaagctcatgtccatccggcaaggaggaagcgtcgcagattacgccatctcattccgaacactcgcagcagtaagtggatggaacgagactgccctggtgtcagccttccaccatggtctgtctgaccccatcaaggacggtctggcctctattggatgcccaagtgacctcgaaaccctcatctcacatgctattcgtctggacaacaggatgagagaacgccaccaagccttgagcccccccagcctccctacctctacctggagaccgtctacctccttcagtgactgtccagaacccatgcaagtgggtcgtactcgcctctccgcatctgagagggagcgcagaaggagggacaagtgctgcatctactgtggcaagcctggtcacttccgagcatcatgtcccgaactcttgggaaaaggaccgccccgtccagccgagggagggttgtgacggggcctaccctctctcccggactccctggccaaggaatctacatcccggtctccatctcctggggtgagtctgtccactcttgtcaagctttgatagactcaggggcggctgggaactttatggatattcacttcgcccaaggcatcaatatacctactgcacctcttgaagtccctctgtctgtgtctgccctcgatggccaagcgttaggtgatggaagagtcacccaagttacttctccagtcttcctccagtctcaaggtcacaaggaagaaatatccctgcacctgattccttcacctgagttcccagttattctaggccttccttggcttattcgccacaaccctcgcatagactgggtaacaagccaggttgtggaatggggccctgcatgccatgcctcttgtctgctctctagctctcctgtgtctcctgccgagccccctgatctcaccgagttatctcaagttcccacagagtactgggatctcaaggaagtattcagcaagagcagggccgccgttcttcctccgcaccgggcctacgactgtgccatcgacttgctccctgggactacccctcctcgtggcagactgttttccctctctcagccagaatgcaaggtcatcggagccactgccagcctctcctctgggtttcacccacagtccaatggtcagacggagaggctcaaccaggacctggaaaccaccctgcgaggcctggctatggataacccgacatcatggagcacctggctgccatgggcagagtacgcccacaacaccctgcagtcatcggccaccaagctgtcgccattccagtgccaattcgggttccagccacctctgttcccggaccaggaggaggacgcgggggtgccctcggtcaaccaatatgtgagacggtgtcgcaagacctggagcaaggtcaggaagaccctcatacagacctccagaaccaaccagactcaggccaaccgccacagaagacctgcacacactttctgccctgggcagcgggtttggctgtccactaaggaccttccgctgcgggtggagaaccgcaagcttgctcctcgctacattggccccttcaaggtggtgcgcagggtgaaccctgtctcctaccggctccagttgccccggactctgaggatcaaccccactttccatgtttccctgttgcggcctgtactgacgtctacgtatgcccctgcccctaggaaccccccacccccccgcatcttccaggggcagactgtgttcactgtgcatcgcctgcttgactcccgccgggtccgcggcgggttgcaatatctggtggactgggagggctatggtcctgaggagcgctgctgggttcctgctcgggatgtcctagataaagaactgtgtcgggacttccattcggcccatctggatcgccctgggaacgtcaggagacgctcctagaggggggggtcctgttaggacttggactgttttggcctctagaggccgctgttatttccttttcgtgtcttgtttattttggcctctagaggccgccactgttcctgtgttttgtgtttttgttaattgcctgttagtcctaattatcttcacctgtgtccttaattagtttgtgtatttatacccctgagttcagtcctcttgtcacggagtctttgtgctgttatgtttatctccagtttcctttgtactgtgttttgtggatcttctgagcttttgcatttttgcctttttctttttgaattatactctttgtttttgttttttttgttttgccctggattgtatatagtgtacatagtataaataaaccttttgttactttttctacttccgcctcacgcctctgcatttgagtcattcccctggtggcctagtgggggtttgctggatcatcacaccaacgaaccaggttcgaatcccagcaaaaccctaacacacttAACCTTAGCTGCCTTTCTTTTTtgtgtcacttgatgtcatctgaCAGTTGTTGAGTGCCATTCAAAGGAGTTGATTATCCTGGTCAGTAGAGTGTCATTTTCAccttctgccagtctgtaactttgttgtcctcaatgtctgctgcttgaccttgttcttatgaactgctgtctttgaaattgaggatggaagcaacctgacattCACTGTATCctcctgccagtaaagccagtatTGAGTGcttctttttcatctcatctcatctcattatctctagccgctttatccttctacagggtcgcaggcaagctggagcctatcccagctgactacgggcaaaaggcagggtacaccctggacaagtcaccaggtcatcacagggctgacacatagacacagacaaccattcacacctacggtcaatttggactcaccagttaacctaacctgcatgtctttggactgtgggggaaaccggagcacccagaggaaacccacgcagacacggggagaacatgcaaactccacacagaaaggccctcgccagccatggggctcgaacccggaccttcttgctgtgaggtgacagcgctaaccactacaccactgtgccgccctggtttttatacttttcctcttttaataagatttggttcagctgatcacctaatcagtacctcattcaATCAAATGagttgtgcttgtgttggaattccaacacagacactggaataaaatggctgccatatatagagatgctgatttaagaaaaaaaaatgaagtagTCTCTTAATTGTTtccagagctttattttcaattgaatacaatgcaaacacaatatatttaatgttcaaactaatacattttattgtttttgtaaatatacactcattgtgaatttgatgcctgcaacaccacccaaaaaaaagttgtgacactaccatgtttaccactgtgttacatcaccttctcGTTTAACAACAGTCAGTAATTGTTTCAAAATGGAGGACACCAATTGCTGAagttttgaacatgaaatttgtGGAAGCTGcccaggtgtgggtggagcacagaagtacggaagGCTGTTGTTAGTGTTTAGATACACTTTTTATGCTTTTCAGCACAACACTTTCCCAGCTGGGACAGTCACATGCACAcagtgacacacagacacactgtcATGTTCTGGTCCCAGTCCCCCACTCCTTtgctctcctactccttttaTTCAGCACcatcactgcaagagacacacagacacacatgaattgacaacaggtgtagcgatttggccactcaccttccctgactttgccctccattcacaaaccaaagctcggccacgccccaactgccacatacccccaccacccgatgcaggctggggagccgtttggcctgcagcagactccccccgacaggacaggaagtccaccaccaccatctgtgcccccggcctgtggaccacctcaaatttgagcggctggagggcaagataccaaagggtgatccgcggattggcatccttcatgcagtggagccactggtggggcatgtggtccgaacagagggtgaaagggagtCCCACTAGGTAGTACCGAAgtgcaaggactgcccacttgatagccAGGCACTCTTCCTCTATCGTGTTGTACTTGCTTTCACTCATTGACAACTTCCGGCTAATGTACCGCACAGGACatccctcaccctccaccttctgggacagaatggcccccagccccctgtctgatgtgtctgtctgtaaaataaaggggagagaaaagtcaggggagtgtaaaagtggccccccacacagtgcagcctttaccctagagaaagcctgttggctttgctccgtccactggaccggagctggtgctccctttttagtgagatcagtcagcgggctgatgacgtctgaataattaggtatgaacctatgatagtagccagccagccccaggaactgtttcaccccctttttggtcttgggcctcgggcaggctgcaatcagtCTTGATAATTTGGGGATGAACCtggccatgacccaagtggaaacccagataccatacttccacctaccCAACTGCACACTTTTTAGGGTTAGCtgcagtggtgtagtctacttttttgcagtgggtatactCAGTGCTTGCCATGCAACGCCCCACCCCCGGGAAAAAAatttatactcacacacacacacacacacacacacacacacatatatatatatatatatatatatatatatatatatatatacacacgtgtgttgtggctatactgttatacttgtactcatccatcttgtaactgtccgataacctgaaagcaacacctcatgagcaccatcactgcctaatgcatagtaatatgcatcttgaaactggttttgtgtacagatctactgtatgcaaaacaaatgtggtttaaatgtacaaaatttataaaaattttgattcaccattcaacttaagataagtgggattttccatcattgtttttttttcatgtatcaagaaagtttgacatattgacatgtaaattaaacacatatcacacaataatatatttttaacatattaaatgcatttcttatttcttatctattcagcacatcagcttaaatgaacaagaaacatcctagatgtgctaaaacaaatgtttgcttcaaagaagaaaaaattaatttaattaacaaatacGCAATGCCCTTCAGTGTGTTAGTCCACAAGCCCTGCAAAAAAGGTCTACCAGACTTTCCAGGTGTTTTTATATTCTGGCATTTGAGGTCTGCATTGCCTCCTTGGTTGTGTTGCAGAGTGATGGCTGATCAGCCGGCTGGCTTGACTGACATAGCAACAGTTGCTATGGGGGGGCGGAGCTCCTGGAAGGGTCAATTCTCTGCTCTTGGATCAACTCGCAATGCCttgagtgctgagtcgggctctatcagcgtctaataaatgaagcccataggatttgaattgaataggcgcttgtagcgctaaagcatgtttggtggacacaggcatctaggaatggaactgtggaacattcatctgacaatgttgacgttggtttggccagttcaaataacgAATATATTTTTCGGTAGGCTTATGCGCGTAcgcaaatcactgagctcttcagtgagtatacggaaatcgctgagcttttccagtgggcatacggcgtatacctgcgtatcacgtagactacaccactggttagctgtgagacccgcatgcctcagcgactttaggatgatcctaaggtgttctaggtgccacaGCCAATCATTGCTACAGATGATGATATCGTTTAGGTACGCacccgcgtaggcagcatgagggcagagaaccctgtccatgagccgctggaatgtcacaggagccccaaacaactcaaaaggaagtgtgatgaattggtgtaacccaaacggtgtggaaaaggccattttctcttgggatagaggagtcaaggggatctgccaatatcccgttgttaaatccagtgtcgagtaaaaataaacagtgcctaatcgatcgagcagctcatcaatgcgaggcattgggtatgtgtcgaatttagacaccccattgacctttctatagtccacacagaaccggcccgacccatcggtcttgggcacCAGGACCACCAAGCtattccagtcactgtgggactcatcgattatgcccattttgaacatggccttgagttcatcccagaccaccttttttttgtgtttgggcaggcggtaaggttgcctgtgcactaccacccctgggggcatctcaatgtggtgttctatgaggtgggtacggctgggcaggggcgaaaacacatcagagaattccttctgcaactgggccacctctgtgagttgggccggtgagaggtggtctccacaagggcccggagtcgattaatttggagctcaatgtgggcaataatacaagcactttgtctcccggtgt
Protein-coding regions in this window:
- the LOC132901112 gene encoding odorant receptor 131-2-like — translated: MQSAGANSNSSNNLLFNFSSSLSGRVLLLQVMVGVFLYINCLMIYTFFKKEDFKEETRYVLFVQILLVDSALMLLSDLLLVGTSLQYAMHIIPCSIICTVLTFLTCCTPLTLVAMCLERYVAICMPLRHAVISTSRTRLYGGFIIWTVSSIIPLFNFIGYWAVVPPAAQYSYAVCNVDLILGEAWQAHGRAIIFIILFLFLIIIIVFTYIKIMIAARAASSEKKKSTSKSLRTVLLHAFQLFLCIVQFLNPYIEMAYWGVEAMMLRKIKYSMFIAFMIAPRCLSPLIYGLRDEIFFHALRHYAMCGTNCHFPTLLKVKKLKIRPI